The genomic region AGTCCGGAATAGAAACAGGCCTCCCGAATCAGGTCGGACGCCCGGCCGTGGTCGGGGTGGCGGTCGAAGAGAGCGTTGGCCAGCACCATGTCGGGCTGATACCGGCGGATGGCCGCAATCAGGGCCATCTGGTGCTCTTCGTCATTCCGGAAAAAGGCATCCCGGAATCCCAGGTTCTCCCGGGCCGACAGACCCAGCACCCGGGCGGCGGCTTCGGCCTCCTGCAGGCGGATTTCCGGTGTTCCCCGAGTACCCAGTTCGCCGCGCGTTAAATCGATAATTCCTACTTTTTTTCCCCGGGCGACATGCGAAAGAATGGTTCCGGCGCAGCCCAGTTCGGCGTCATCAGGGTGGACAGCAATGACAAGTATATCCAGTTTCATAGTGCAAAAGAATAAGTCGATGGATGGCGGGCGGGATTGGCGGTCTGCCGCCGCGGCGGGTTCTGCCTCACCTGCCCGTCAATCGCTCGACTTACCAATCAGTCGTTTTAGTGTACCCTCAGCTTCTGGCCCGGCCGGATGCGGCTGCGGGTGCTGAGGTGATTTTTCCTCGCCAGGGTCGAGGCGGTCATGCCGTAGCGACGGGCAATGCTGGTCAGCGTTTCGCCGGAACGGACTTTATGGAGAACCGTCCGCTTCACTTTCGGCTTGAAACCCGTCAGGTCGCCTCCGCGGCCACGAAGGTAATCCCAAACATTTGAAGTCAGGATGAAGTGGTCGGAAATAAGCCTGTTCTGCGGGAAATCGTAGAGATGCATGGGACTGAAGGGGTTGCCTTCGTACCGGGTTTCATAGTGGAGGTGCGAGCCGGTACTGCGTCCTGTGTTACCGCCCAACCCAATCTGGTCGCCTGATTTGATCAGTTGGCCGGTTTCGACGAGCGCTTTTGACAGGTGCCCGTACACGGTTTCGAGGCCGTTGTAGTGGCGTACGAGCACAAACCGGCCGAAGCCGTTGCCGTCCCAGCCCACCACGCGAACAATGCCGTCAAAGGTAGCGTATACCGGGTCGCCGGTTTCCAGATCCAAATCCACGCCTTTGTGCCAACGGCCCCAGCGCGGCCCGAATATGGAGGTGATTTCGTTTTTTGTCAGCGGCATGGACCAGAAATGGTTCTGGGTCTCGTCGTAAAGTTTAATATCGATAACCTCGTCAAAATCAAGCGGGTCGATGCCGTAGGGGTCTACCGAGCGGGAGTCCCAGACCGCGTAGTAATCGGCAATTTTGACCCAGTCGTCGCCGACCTGCACCGAATCGACGATCTCCACTACGCTCACTTCGCCTTCGTCGATCTCGGTCGTATCTTCAGCCACCACCGGATTCACTTCCTTCTTCGGTTCGAACTGGCTGTTGAAGCGGAGACTGGACGTTTCCTGTTCAAACTCCTCTTCCGGTTTTGGGGCCGGTTCAGCCGACGGTGAATTTGGATTCGATTTGGGCTTGATGCGAACGTTGTTTTTAAACTTTCCGCGTTCCTGTGCCTGTACAGTGGTTACGGTTCCACAACATACAAAGCTGGCCAACAGCCACCAGACTGCCAGTTTTCTCATCCTTTTTAGGTTTGACCTGATGAATTTTGAATGTTGAATTATGAATGTTGAATATAGCGCTGCCTCAATTCAAGTACGGAGAGTGGCGGAACCATTCAACATTCAAAAATCAACATTCAAAATTCACACCAGGTGGTGGTTACTCGATTAAGTACTGCTTATGCTGTCTGCACTTCGTGCAGTTCCATTTCTTTCATGGCCAGAAAACGTTCGGCGTCGAGGGCCGCCATACAGCCCGTACCAGCGGCCGTCACGGCCTGGCGGTAGATGGTGTCCTGCACGTCGCCGCAGGCGAAGACGCCGGGGATGTTGGTGCGGGTGCTTCCTTTTTCCGTAAGGAGGTAGCCGCTCTCGTCCATGTCCAGATATGACTTGAACAGGTCGGTATTCGGCTTGTGTCCAATCGCCACGAAAAAGCCTTTGACGTCGAGAATGCGCTCCTCGCCGGTCACCGCATTTTTAACGCGGGCGCCCACGACTTCATTGTCACCCAGCACCTCCTGCGTTTCCGTGTTCCACAGAATTTCGACGTTGGGCAGCGATTTGACCCGGTTCTGCATGAATTTGGAGGCGCGCATCTCGTCGCGGCGGACGATCATGTAAACCTTGCGGCAGAGGTTGGCGAGGTAGCTGGCTTCTTCGGCAGCCGTATCTCCGGCTCCGACGATGGCTACATCCTGACCCCGGAAGAAAAAGCCGTCACAAACGGCGCAGGCCGAAACGCCGTGCCCGTTCAACCGCATTTCCGACGGCAGACCCAGCCATTTGGCCGAAGCGCCGGTCGAAATGATGACGACGTTGGCCGTGATTTCGTGCTGATCGTCCACGATCGCTTTGTGAGGATACCCCGAGAAGTCGACCGCCGTGACCACGCCGTAGCGGATGTCCGTGCCGAAACGCCGGGCCTGAGCCTCAAAATCCATCATCATCTGTGGACCCTGAACACCCTCGGGATAACCGGGGAAATTATCGACTTCCGTCGTGATGGTAAGCTGGCCGCCCGGCTGGGCTCCCTGATAAAGAACGGGTTTCATGCCCGCGCGGGATGCATAAATAGCGGCAGTATAACCGGCCGGGCCGGACCCTATGATTAGGCAATTGACGTTTTCGGTGGTCATTGTGTCAAAATCTGTTTCCTGTACGAATCGTTTGTGTAACTAAAAAGTATACAGAAAAAACAAATACAAAGGTCGGAAAAATTCCCGCTTACGCAATGAATACTGAATAATGAACAATGAATAATGAAACTCAAGGTGTTCATTATCAACAGGTAATGCTTCGGGCCGTGTTATTCATTGTGCATTATTCAGTATTCATTCAGAGAATCCGCCATTCAATCCGGCGATTTTGCTGCCGGTTTTCCTCCGAACTGTTCGGGACAAGCGGTTTGGTTTCGCCGTAACCGGCCGACCGGATGCGCTCGGGGCCGATGCCCGCTTTGACCAGGAAGGAGACCACGGACTGGGCCCGTTTCCGGGATAATTCCAGATTGGCAGCGGCATCGCCCCGGTCATCGGTATGGCCCGAAATCTCGACCTTTACCGTAGGGTTCTGTTCCATAAACTGTGCCAATCGGTCAAGTTCCACGCGGGACTTTTCGGCCAGTCCAAAACGGCCGCTCTCGAAAAAGATGTTGTTCAACGTTTCCCGACCCGCCGACCGGATCGGCTCCAGCGGTACGCTCAGGTTCAGCCCTTCGCCTTCCCGTTTCTGCTTGAAATCGAAGGAAAGGCTTTTGAACAGATACCCCGGAACGTTGACGTACAGGGCATATTCTCCGCCCGAGGGCAGAACGGCGGTGTACTGCCCGGTCTCGGCATCCGACTGGACGCGGCTGATGACCTTGTTGGTCTCCAGATCGATCAGTTCAATTGTGGCCCCAAGCGGCTTTTTGGTGCCCGCATCGGCGATGACGCCTTTCAGGTAACTGACCGGTCTGATCTTTTCCCGAATCGAGGCGGGCAGATCAAAAACGTACAGTTTCGAGCGCTGGACATCGCCCGACTCTTCGTGCGAGTAGTACGCCCGGGTCCCGTTGGCGGCTACAAATAGGGCCGCCTGGTCGTCGGCGGTATTGATGGGATATCCCAGATTCTGCGGATTCGACCAGCCCGTGGCCGTGCTGTCGGCGATGAACAGATCGTAACCGCCCATGCCGATATGCCCGTCCGAAGCGAAGAAGAGCGTTTGCCCGTTGGCGTGGATAAACGGGGAGGCTTCGTCGAAGGCGGTGTTGATGTTTTTGAGATTAAAGGGCGTTTGCCACTGGCCGTCGTTGCCCAGCTGGCTGCACCAGATATCCCGCCGGCCAACTCCGCCCGGCCGGTCGGAAACAAAAAAGAGCCGCCGACCGTCGGCCGACAGGGCGGGCTGGGAATCCCAAAAGCGGGTATTAACCGATGGGCCGAGGTTTTGCGGGGCCGACCATTCGGTGCCGGTTTTCCGGGAAATGTACAGGTCGCAGCTGCCGAGGCCGTTCCGTTCGTTGCAGGCGGTGAAAACCAGCGTTCGACCGTCGGCCGAGAGGGAAGGGGTTCCTTCGTTCCGGGGCGTGTTGATCCGTTCCGAAAGCGGACTCGGGGCGCTCCAAGTTTCGGCCTGCTGGGTAGCCACCATGAGGTCTTCATCGCCTTCCGGTTTCAGAACCGTAAAGACCAGCGTCTGCTCATCGGCCGTCAGCACCGGGAAATACTGGGAGGGAAACGCCTGCACTGCGGCGGGCAGCGGCCGGGGCTTGACCGGAAGCGGATTCTGAATGGCCTGCTGACCGAAAAGGGCCGTCTGCCGAAGCCGTTCGACGCGTTTTCCCTGCGAAGACTGGGGCGTGAAGAAGGTTCCGAATTTATCCAGATACGTCAGGGCCTGGCCGTACTGACCTTTTTTCAGCAGGTACGTCCCGACGAACTGATAGGCCAATCCCGTAGCCGGTTTGCCGGGCTGCTGGCGGATGGCCCGCTGGTAGGTTTGCAGGGCCAACTCGGGCCGACGGGCGTACTCGTAAACCTGACCCAGTTTCAGATGCGCCTCGGTAAAGGCGGTGTCCTGCTCGATGGCTTTGTTCAGCAGCTGGATGGTCTCCTCGGTCCGGCGCTGAGCAAAGTTCTCCATCGCCCGGTTATAGAAATCGAGGGCTTTTTTATTGCTGGTGGAAAGCGCTTCCTGTCCAAAGCCTGGCACGGCCAGCCCCACTATCATAACCAGCGACCAGAACCAGTGGGCGCGGGTTAGGGAATATCCATGTATTTGTGCGTTTGCAACGAAACCTGCCATTGCGGATGTGCTTTTACATAGTCAACGATGAGCGGCAGCATTTCGTTTGAACGGCTCCATTCCGGCTGCAAAAAGAGTCGGCAGTCGGGGCGCATCAGGGCGGCAAACGACTCGGCAAAGGCAAAGTCGGATTTGTTATAGATGATTACCTTTAACTCGTCGGCTTTCGCGTAAATGTCCGGATTGGGCTGCTTGAACTTCTTGGGCGAAAAACAGATCCAGTCCCAGGACCCGGTAACCGGATAAACGCCCGAGGTTTCGATATTGGTCCTGAATCCGGCCGTCCGGAGGGCCGCGGTCAGATTCGTCAGGTCGTGCATGAGCGGTTCGCCGCCGGTAATGACGGCCATGCGACCGGGGTAGTGCAGAGCCCCCCGCACAATTTCGTCAATCGGGTAATGCGGGTGCGCATTGACGTCCCAGGATTCCTTTACGTCGCACCAGTGACAGCCCACGTCGCAGCCGCCGAGGCGGATGAAGTAGGCCGCCCGGCCGGTATGCGCTCCTTCGCCCTGCAGCGTATAGAACGATTCCATGACGGGCAGCGTGACGGTCCCAGTTTCGGTTTGTTGATTCAGCACTTGGTTCATTGCGCAAAGATACGGAATTTACGGGCACCCTTTCCGCTGCCCGTTTTATGAGAAAATGTCTATGGCTAACCGTTCCCGGGGCCTTAATAGTTTCCGTCTTTCTGTCTGCATTCCTCTTTCGGAGTTCCGCCGTTTCCAGCCCCAACATCCTGTTCATCATGGCGGACGATCTGGGATACGGCGACGTGTCGGCCTACCGGGCTTCCGGGGGCGCAGCGGATGTGCAGACGCCTCATATCGACAGCATCCTGAACGCGGGCATCCGGTTTACCAATTTTTACGCGAATAGTCCGGTCTGCTCCCCCAGCCGGGCGGCCCTGCTTTCCGGCCGCTGGCCCGAACGGGTGGGCGTGCCGGGCGTCATCCGCGACGAAGTATGGGATAGCTGGGGCTATCTGGCACCGGGCCTGCTGCTGCCGGATTACCTCCGGAAGGCCGGTTACCATACCGCTCTGGTCGGCAAATGGCACCTCGGTCTGGAAAGCCCCAACCTGCCCAACGAACGCGGCTTCGATGAATTTTACGGCCTGCTGGAAGGGATGATGGATGATTACACGGCCAAGCGGCGGCATAACCAGAACTTCCTCCGGCACAACCGACAGACAATCGACCCGCCCGGCCACGCCACGGACGTGTTTACCGACGAAGCGATTCGGTATCTCAACGGCCGGAAATCGGCGCGTAAGCCCTATTTCCTGTACCTCGCCTACACGGCCCCGCACGATCCGCTTCAGCCGCCCGCGGCTTTTCTGGAACGTGTTCGTCAGCGCAACCCGAACGGAGACCCGCAGCGGGCGAAACTGATCGCCCTGATTGAGCACATGGACGTCTGCATCGGGCGGGTGCTGGCGACGCTGAAGGCAAACGGACAGCTACAGAATACGCTGATCGTCTTTACGAGCGACAACGGGGGATGGGGGCCGGGCAAGGCCAGCAACGGCCCGTTCCGTGGCGTGAAGGGACAGCTTTACGAAGGCGGCATCCGCATTCCGGCGGGCGTCTGCTGGCCGGGGAAAATTGCGCCGAATCAGCTGTCGGACACCCGGCTTCAGCTGATGGACTGGATGCCTACCTTTTTGGAGCTTTCCGGGACCAGAGCCGCGCCGCCGGTGGACGCCCGTTCGTTTCTAACAGTGTTAACCGGCCAGGAAAGCGCCAGAAGCGAATCTGCCGGGCTGGAAAGCCGACCGCTCTTTTTTGTACGCCGCGAAGGGCAGGATACCTACAAAGGACTGGCGGTGCAGGCGGTACGACTGGGCGACTGGAAGCTGCTGCAGCCCACGCCCTTTTCGCCCTATGAACTCTACAACCTCCGGAATGACCCGAAAGAAACGACCAATCTGGTCAACGAAGAAAAGAGTAAACGCGATGAACTGGTGAAGCTGCTGATGGAGCACATTCGCCGGGGAGGAGCGGTGCCCTGGCAGAAAAATTCGGACTGATGCAACCTTCCCTTTCGGCCACGCATCCTATAGCAACAAACGCTTTCACCCAGAAACCGGAAATATGAAATCTGTACCTTTTTTGACCTCGCTGGCGATGGCAATCAGCTGTCTTTCTGTCCAGGCGCAGACCGTAACCAAACAATTCGATGTGAACAAGTTTGACCGGATCGACGTCGGCAGTTCTATCGACGTGACGGTTCGGCAGGGAAATTTTAACGTGGAGGTGGACCTGCCCTCCGGCGAAACCAAATACCTCGATTTAAAGACCGAAAACGGCGTTCTGGTGGCCCGTTTCAAACGCCCGGCGGGCGAATGGATGTCGTCGGTGACCCGGAAGAGTCCGCATTTGACCGTGACGATGCCGACGCTGAAGGCTGTTACGCTGTCGGGCGCTTCGGACGGTAACATCAGCGGCTTCCGGAATCTGGACGAAGTAAACATTCAGCTTTCGGGGGCTTCGGACCTAATAATGAAGGATGTAGCGGCCCGGCGTATTCGCCTGAAAGCGCAGGGCGCTTCGGATGTGTCGCTTTCGGGAAGCGCGGATTACCTGGAGGCGGAAATGTCCGGTTCCTCGGACCTGTCGGCGGGGAATCTGGTAGCGGATGAGGTGGTGGTCCGGGCGCAGGGCTCAAGCGATGCGACAGTCAACGCCCGGCGAAAAGTCTCCAAATATGCGCGCGGCGGGTCCGACATCGTGGTGCGCGGGCAGCCCAGAGAAGTTGTGTCTGAAAAAGTGGACTAGAACAATCGGTCGTCAGTCGTCAGCGTACGGGAACGTACGGACGACTGACGACCGGGGTTAATTCACGCCGACCAGTTTGATATCAAACACCAGATCGTGTCCGGCCAGTGGCGAGTTGGCGTCCAGAACCACGTGCGTTTCGGAAACCGACCGGACAATGACCGGAATCACCTGCGCTTCTCCTTCCTGGTGCATGTTCAGGGGCGTTCCCACTTCCAGCGGAATATCGTCCGGAATCACCTGCCGGTCAAATTCAAAGATCAGATCCGGGCTGGCCGAGCCGTAAGCGTCCTCCACCGGAACATGCACCGTTTTGCTCTCGCCAATTTCCATTCCTTCCACGGCATCGTCAAATCCCTTGATGACCATCCCGCTGCCCACCACGAACTGAAGCGGGTCGCGGCCCTCTGACGAATCGAAAACCGTTCCGTCGGTCAATCTTCCGGTATAGTGCACCTGCACCGAGTCCCCGGCTTTTGCTTGCGCCATAAACTAACTGCTTATTGTTTATGGCAAAACTACCGAAAATGGAGGCGATTGTTTGGCGACCGCCCTATTTTTTCCGTTTCGCCGGGAAAATAATGGCGAAGCCGGAATTTGTCCGGTTTGACCGCCCGCTCTTTGCTGCTTCACGACGTCGTTTTTCCGTTTCGCGGGCTTTCCGATTGAAGATCGACCCGCCCGGAAAGTAGCTTTGATGCGTAAACAACAAATCATCTCTTCATGAAAACGAACCCATACGCTTTCTCGATCCTACCGTCCTCGTTTACCGCCCCGGCGATTAAACTCCTCTTTTTTGTGGCGGCCGCGGCGGCGCTGCTGACCGGCTGTAAAAAAGAAACCGAACCTGTAGAACCGGCCGGGGCCGTAACCGCCAATGCCGGTCCCGACCAGAACGTCCAGGTGGGCCAGACGGTTACCGTGGACGGGAGTGCCTCGGCCGACAGCAAAGGCAAGCCCCTGACGTACCAGTGGACCCTGATCCGGAAACCGGCAAAGAGCACTCTTACGCTTGCGGCCGCCAATGCCGTCAAGGCAACTTTCAGACCGGACGAAGTCGGTGAATATGAGCTTGAACTGGCCGTTTCGAGTGCTACCGGCAAAAGCAGCGACAAAGTCATCGTAACGGCTTCCGTTGCCGAACCGCTGGCGATCAATGCCAGCATTACCGTCAAAACGACGCTGGTTGACCGGGTCCTCAACCCCGAACTGCCTGATTACATTGTCACTAAGTCCATTGATGTAAACCATGAATTGACGATCAATCCGGGTGTGGTCATTGCCTTCGAACGGGATGTACGACTGAACATCAACGACAACGGCGGACTGGTCATTGCCAAAGGCGAGGCCGATAATAAGATTAAATTCGTCGGGGTGCAGAAAACCAAAGGCTACTGGGTGGGTATTGCCAACTATTCCGGAAGCAACGCCAACGTGTTCGAGCACACGGAGTTTATGCACACCGGTAGCCGCCCGATCTACAGCACCACCAAATCCGCCTTCTTCATGTCGGCCCGCTCTCAGGTTACTTTCAAGAATTGCCTTTTCTCCCAGAATGACGGCTACGGCCTGTTTGTCTACGAAGGAGGTATCCTGCGCGAGTTTTCGAAAAACGCCTTTACCAACCACACGGAAGCGGGTATTCTGCTGGACGCCGCCAACGTCGCCACGCTCGATGCTGCCTCTACCTTCACGGGCGGAAACGGTCGGAACGTCGTGGAAATCACCAACTCCGGCATTCTGAAAGGAACCAGCGAAATTGTGTGGGCCGGCTTTGCCGATAAAACGCCGTACCGCATCAACGGAGAATTTGCCGTCACGACGGGCTGGAAAATTGCCCCCGGTGTCACCATCGAACTCAACCGCGACGCCGTTATCCGGGTGAATTCGGATGGCTACCTGATCGCTAAGGGGACGAACACCGAGAAAATTACCTTTACCGGCGCCGACCGCACGGCAGCCTACTGGCGCGGCATCATCTGCTACTCATCGGACAGCAAAAATGCGGTGGAAAACGCCGAGGTGAACAACGCGGGCAGCATCGCCATCGTTTCGGGTAAGAAAGCCGCCATCGCTGTCTATGGCACCCGGGCCACCATGTCCATCAAAAACACCCGGATTTCGGGCAGCGGCGGCTACGGCGTGTTTGTCAGCTACGGAGCTTCGGCCAATGCCGACCTGACGACGGCCAACACGTTTGAAAGCAACGCCCAGACCAACGTGCTGATTGAGAAATAAAAAAGACCCGTCGCTGCCGACGGGTCTGTGAATCCTCCATCCGGTGCTATCGGGTGGAGGATTTGTGTTAATAAGCCCGGGCAAAAATCACCCGCTGCTTCGACGGTTTGCCGCTGTAGACGCAGACGCCGTCCTCTTCCTCCGCTTCGAGCGGGATGCAGCGAATGGTGGCTTTGGTGGCTTCCTTGATGGCTTCCTCGGTTTCCGAAGTGCCGTCCCAGTGCGCCGAAATAAAGCCGCCTTTTTCGATCTGTTCCTTAAACGCATCGAACGTATCCACCCGGAACGTGTTCGACTGCCGAAACTGAAGCGCTTTCTGGTAAATCGTTTGCTGAATATCGGCCAGCAGATTCTGGATATGCGCCACGATGCCGTCGAGCGATACGGTTTCCTTTGTTTTCAGGTCGCGGCGGGCAACTTCCACCGTGTTGTTTTCCAGATCGCGCATGCCCATAGCCAGACGGACCGGAACGCCGCGCAGTTCGTACTCGGCAAATTTCCAGCCCGGCTTGTTGGCATCACTGTCGTCGAACTTCACCGAAACACCCGCTTTCCGCAGTTCCTGAATGATGGGCTTTACCTTTTCAGAAATCTGCGCCAGCCCTTCGTCGTTCTTGAAAATCGGCACGATCACCACCTGAATCGGGGCCAGTTTCGGAGGCAGCACCAGGCCGTCGTCGTCGGAGTGCGCCATGATGAGCGCGCCCATCAGACGGGTCGATACGCCCCAGGACGTTCCCCAGACGTGTTCCAACTGGTTCTGTTTGTTCAGGAACGTCACGTCGAACGCTTTGGCGAAGTTCTGGCCGAGGAAGTGTGACGTGCCCGCCTGGAGCGCTTTGCCATCCTGCATCATGGCTTCGATACAGAACGTTTCGTCGGCACCGGCGAAGCGCTCGTTCGGCGTCTTGATACCCCGGATCACCGGCACGGCCATCCATTCTTCGGCAAAACGGGCGTACACGTCGAGCATCTGCCGGGTTTCGTCCATGGCTTCCTGAGCGGTCGCATGGGCGGTATGTCCTTCCTGCCAGAGGAATTCGGCCGTCCGCAGAAAAAGGCGGGTGCGCATTTCCCACCGCACGACGTTGGCCCACTGGTTAATGAGCAGGGGCAGGTCGCGGTACGACTGAATCCAGTTTTTATACGTGCTCCAGATGACCGTCTCGGAGGTGGGGCGCACGATCAGTTCTTCCTCCAGTTTGGCGTCCGGATCGACGACCACCCCCGAACCGTCTTCGGCGTTTTTGAGGCGGTAGTGCGTCACGACGGCGCATTCTTTGGCAAACCCTTCAACGTGGGAGGCTTCTTTGCTCAGGTAGGATTTGGGGATGAAGAGCGGGAAATACGCGTTAGAGTGTCCGGTTTCCTTGAACATATCGTCCAGCGCCCGCTGCATTTTCTCCCAGATGGAAAATCCGTACGGCTTAATAACCATACAGCCGCGCACGGCGGAATTTTCGGCCAGATCCGCTCTTTTCACCAGTTCATTATACCACTCCGAGTAGTTCTCGCTGCGGGAAGGAATTGCTTTTGCCATCGACTGTTTGTAGTAATTGACTTAAAATCAGGTGTAAAAAAATATTTTTCCGGCCCTTAAACCCTTGCGGAAGAAAATGGGTCTAATAGGGCAGAAAGGCATCCCATTGTCAGACAAACCGACCGCTTTGGGCTATTTCGTCGGAGGGTTGTAAATGGGCTTGCAAAGATAGGTTTTTCTGTTATTTTTGTAATCAAACGGGGTGAAACTGTGTTATTAACATAGCAATCCCTTTTCTCCGAACCTTACTTAAAAAGCGTTCCATGAAAGCCATTCGTACTTTACCATATGCTGCCATCCTTGCCGCCCTCAGTCTGGCGGGTTGTAGCAGCAGCCGCCAGCTCGCCCAGAACGGCGGGGAGGTGGACGACCTGTACGGCAATTCAGCCGATGCGGTCGTTTATGCCGCTCCGCAGCGCGAGGAGCGGCAGCTGATCGATGAGCAGCCTACGCGCCGCGCTCAGGCCGAACGCCGGGGCCGCAACACCAATCCTGATTTTCTTTCGGAAACCGAGCAGCAGGAGCTGTTCCAGAGTGACGAGTACTACAGCGACCTGTCCGCCCGTCGGGTGCAGCGCGGTATCTCGCCCGATCCCGGCTGGGCAACCGAAAACTACAACGACGGTTTTGTCGACGGGTTTAACGCCGCAGGCGGCAACCGCTGGAACCGCTGGGGCTGGAACAACACCGGTTTCTGGACCGGCTTGAGCCTCGGCCTGGGAGCGTCTCCCTGGGGCTGGAACCGCTGGGGCGGCTATGATCCGTTCTGGGGCGGAGGCTATGCGTACAGCCCCTGGGGCTGGAACAGCTTCTACGACCCGTTCTGGGGCTACAACTCGTTTAACCGCTGGGGTTACAACAGCTGGGCCGACCCGTACTGGGGCGGCGGCTGGTACAACCGCCCGGTCGTTGTGGTCAACAACAACTACAACAACGTAGTAGGAGCGGCCCGCAACAATTACACGGTAGGCGCCCGCAACACGGGCCGCACGGACCGGTACAACGGCAACTTCAACAATACGCCGCGGACCGGCAATCCGACCGATAACGGTGGTCGCCGCAGCGGTACGCTGTCGCCGTCAACCAACACGCCGACCTATTCGAACAGCCGGAATCCGGATGCTCCGTCGCGCGACAGTTACAGCCGCGACCGGGCCAACAACCGGGGGACGTATTACTACAGTGACTCCGACAATTCGGGTCGCGTTCGCAGCAATGAGTCCTACAGCGCGCCGAGTACAAGCAGCCCGAGCTATGGCAACAGCAGCCGGGGTTCTTCGGCCGCCGATGCGTACTACTCACGGCCCCGTCAGAACAGCCGCGGAACGTACGTGCAGCCTTCGGATGGCGGGTTGAATTCCCGCAGTTCGTCACCGAGCTACAACTCGGGCAACAGCGGTGGCTTCACGGCCCCGAGCCGCAGCAGCTACGAATCTCCGTCCCGCAGCACCTACTCGCAGCCGAATACCAACAGCAGCTATAGCTCACCAAGTCCGGCCCCGTCTTACAACAGCGGCAGCCGCGGCGGTAGCTCAAGCGGCGGTTACTCCGGTGGCAGCAGTTCAGGCGGTGGTGGCGGTTCCCGCGGTCCGCGTTAATGCATAACCGTTTTCATCGTTCGATACGTTATAAAAAAGCCCCGCTCAATGTTACAATTGGCGGGGTTTTTCGTTGTATAATTGACCGGCTGGTTAAACTCGAACCGGTCCGGATTTGTCTAATCGGCACTTCCTACCAACAACCCGCACAAGTTTATGAAAAAAGAGATAAGTCTTCTGGGGCTGCTCATGATGGGCATGGGAACAGCCTTCGGCCAGTATGCCGGTGATGCGTTTCGGTACAATGAAATCCAGCAGACGGGGACGGCCCGGTTTCGGGGCGTAGGCGGTAATCATGCTGCGCTGGGCGGCGACGCCAGCACGACGTTTGGCAACCCCGCCGGCATCGGCTTCTTCAACCGTTCCGAAATCAGCGTCAGTCCAACGCTTTCACTGTTTCAGACCGAATCTACCTTTATCGGTCAGCGTACGAGTGCAACCAAGACCAATCCGAACATAGGCCACTTTGGGCTGGTGATCGCCGGGAACGCCCAGAACGAGGCCCGCCGCTGGCGCCGGGCTTCCTTCGGCATCACGTACGCCCGACTGGTGAATCTCAACAATTCGCTTTCCTTCGAGGGGCGCAACAACCGGAGTTCGTTTGTGGACCAGTATATTCTGGATGCCAATGACCGCAGAATCACAGGGGCGCAGCTGGATCGACTGTATAATCCTGACCTCAGGGAGGCGCAGGACCCGACGGCGGCGGCTTACCAGCTGTACCTGATCAACGGCAGCGATTTGCCCAATGATCCAAACAACAGCGGAGCACCGTATACCCGGTACGACAGCGACCG from Tellurirhabdus rosea harbors:
- the bshB1 gene encoding bacillithiol biosynthesis deacetylase BshB1, producing MKLDILVIAVHPDDAELGCAGTILSHVARGKKVGIIDLTRGELGTRGTPEIRLQEAEAAARVLGLSARENLGFRDAFFRNDEEHQMALIAAIRRYQPDMVLANALFDRHPDHGRASDLIREACFYSGLRQIKTQDTDGSEQEAWRPKQVFHFIQDRYIKPDFVVDVTDFWEQKQESIRAYRSQFFDPSSHEPQSYISSEDFWKFLEARSREFGHMIGVTHGEGYTSDRTLGVQTLEAFL
- a CDS encoding peptidoglycan DD-metalloendopeptidase family protein; this encodes MRKLAVWWLLASFVCCGTVTTVQAQERGKFKNNVRIKPKSNPNSPSAEPAPKPEEEFEQETSSLRFNSQFEPKKEVNPVVAEDTTEIDEGEVSVVEIVDSVQVGDDWVKIADYYAVWDSRSVDPYGIDPLDFDEVIDIKLYDETQNHFWSMPLTKNEITSIFGPRWGRWHKGVDLDLETGDPVYATFDGIVRVVGWDGNGFGRFVLVRHYNGLETVYGHLSKALVETGQLIKSGDQIGLGGNTGRSTGSHLHYETRYEGNPFSPMHLYDFPQNRLISDHFILTSNVWDYLRGRGGDLTGFKPKVKRTVLHKVRSGETLTSIARRYGMTASTLARKNHLSTRSRIRPGQKLRVH
- the trxB gene encoding thioredoxin-disulfide reductase, with translation MTTENVNCLIIGSGPAGYTAAIYASRAGMKPVLYQGAQPGGQLTITTEVDNFPGYPEGVQGPQMMMDFEAQARRFGTDIRYGVVTAVDFSGYPHKAIVDDQHEITANVVIISTGASAKWLGLPSEMRLNGHGVSACAVCDGFFFRGQDVAIVGAGDTAAEEASYLANLCRKVYMIVRRDEMRASKFMQNRVKSLPNVEILWNTETQEVLGDNEVVGARVKNAVTGEERILDVKGFFVAIGHKPNTDLFKSYLDMDESGYLLTEKGSTRTNIPGVFACGDVQDTIYRQAVTAAGTGCMAALDAERFLAMKEMELHEVQTA
- a CDS encoding OmpA family protein encodes the protein MIVGLAVPGFGQEALSTSNKKALDFYNRAMENFAQRRTEETIQLLNKAIEQDTAFTEAHLKLGQVYEYARRPELALQTYQRAIRQQPGKPATGLAYQFVGTYLLKKGQYGQALTYLDKFGTFFTPQSSQGKRVERLRQTALFGQQAIQNPLPVKPRPLPAAVQAFPSQYFPVLTADEQTLVFTVLKPEGDEDLMVATQQAETWSAPSPLSERINTPRNEGTPSLSADGRTLVFTACNERNGLGSCDLYISRKTGTEWSAPQNLGPSVNTRFWDSQPALSADGRRLFFVSDRPGGVGRRDIWCSQLGNDGQWQTPFNLKNINTAFDEASPFIHANGQTLFFASDGHIGMGGYDLFIADSTATGWSNPQNLGYPINTADDQAALFVAANGTRAYYSHEESGDVQRSKLYVFDLPASIREKIRPVSYLKGVIADAGTKKPLGATIELIDLETNKVISRVQSDAETGQYTAVLPSGGEYALYVNVPGYLFKSLSFDFKQKREGEGLNLSVPLEPIRSAGRETLNNIFFESGRFGLAEKSRVELDRLAQFMEQNPTVKVEISGHTDDRGDAAANLELSRKRAQSVVSFLVKAGIGPERIRSAGYGETKPLVPNSSEENRQQNRRIEWRIL
- a CDS encoding 7-carboxy-7-deazaguanine synthase QueE, which produces MNQVLNQQTETGTVTLPVMESFYTLQGEGAHTGRAAYFIRLGGCDVGCHWCDVKESWDVNAHPHYPIDEIVRGALHYPGRMAVITGGEPLMHDLTNLTAALRTAGFRTNIETSGVYPVTGSWDWICFSPKKFKQPNPDIYAKADELKVIIYNKSDFAFAESFAALMRPDCRLFLQPEWSRSNEMLPLIVDYVKAHPQWQVSLQTHKYMDIP